A section of the Dehalobacter sp. DCM genome encodes:
- a CDS encoding molybdopterin-dependent oxidoreductase, with protein sequence MSTVKLDTLGAVNDLGKPWRYEEDGLTVTRSAVWSPPGCHPVGCGLKLYTKDNKLIRVEGDENNPITQGRLCVRCIALKDYVYNASRITYPMKRDRQYRGQADKWERCTWDEAIDIIEKNYREITAKYGRESIIIFAGTGREGGTLYPYGSMMLGGPNYCYTQSGYACYTPRLCATAHVIGVTYPEIDYAGGLVGRYDDPAYQVPEVLMIWGKAPLESNGDGFFGHAVVDLMKRGTRLIVIDPRVNWLAARADIHLRLRAGTDAALGMAMLNVIISEDLYDHDFVEYWCYGFEELAERVKTMPIEKAAAITGVAADKIVEAARMYASATPAGLQWGLAIDQKANGMQAGQTIMALMAITGNIDVPGGQILADINFGLNEGGFGVEEGIGEELMSKMIGLDKYPIYCNTILNAQVDMMLETCETGKPYPIKFGFYAGNNLMSCTSAEPKRWHDALVKTLDFCFTIDCFMTPSAEATCEVFLPLAAAAEEDGVSFTHYSGTPVATNYMNQAFTTGECLSDIEACLKVGRRLNPHMFEDYKDYHDFIEHLRLSRKMRFEDAKKDVTVQREVVYYKYETGELRTDHTPGFNTPTGKVELYSTIFEQFGEDPLPYYEEPQYSPQNTPELLEKYPFVLTTGARVFAFFHSENRQVPYTRELNPDPLVEINPKTAKLLGITNGQWCEVWNQFGSAKLKAKVSEVVDENTIHAQHGWWFPEEEGSEPNLYGTFRSNINNLVPHFHIGKLGFGAPFKCLLCNIKPIDEVLDTDMNLVWEKFKREDQ encoded by the coding sequence ATGAGTACGGTTAAATTGGATACCCTCGGTGCAGTCAACGACCTGGGGAAACCGTGGCGCTATGAGGAGGATGGGCTGACTGTAACCCGATCCGCTGTCTGGTCGCCGCCGGGCTGCCATCCCGTGGGTTGCGGACTCAAACTCTACACCAAGGACAACAAACTCATTCGGGTGGAGGGTGATGAGAATAATCCGATTACCCAAGGACGCCTTTGCGTCCGTTGCATTGCCCTGAAAGACTATGTTTACAATGCCAGCCGGATCACCTACCCTATGAAGCGGGACCGCCAGTATCGGGGTCAGGCTGACAAATGGGAACGCTGTACCTGGGATGAGGCTATCGACATTATTGAGAAAAATTACCGCGAAATTACCGCGAAGTACGGTCGTGAGAGCATTATCATCTTCGCCGGAACAGGCCGCGAGGGTGGTACTCTCTATCCCTACGGTTCAATGATGCTGGGCGGCCCCAATTACTGCTACACCCAATCCGGTTACGCCTGCTATACACCGCGTCTGTGTGCTACAGCCCACGTTATCGGCGTGACCTATCCGGAAATCGATTATGCCGGCGGTCTGGTCGGACGCTATGATGATCCGGCATATCAGGTGCCGGAGGTCCTTATGATCTGGGGCAAGGCGCCTTTGGAATCCAATGGCGACGGCTTTTTCGGACATGCTGTGGTTGATTTGATGAAGCGTGGCACGCGTTTGATCGTCATCGATCCCCGCGTCAACTGGCTGGCTGCCAGAGCCGACATTCATCTAAGGCTCCGGGCCGGGACGGATGCCGCTTTAGGAATGGCCATGCTGAATGTCATTATTTCGGAAGATCTCTACGACCATGATTTCGTCGAATATTGGTGTTACGGCTTTGAAGAGCTGGCTGAGCGGGTAAAAACCATGCCGATAGAAAAAGCTGCAGCGATAACAGGCGTTGCCGCTGACAAGATTGTGGAAGCAGCGCGGATGTATGCCTCCGCTACGCCTGCGGGACTGCAATGGGGACTGGCGATCGACCAGAAGGCCAATGGCATGCAGGCCGGACAAACCATTATGGCGCTGATGGCGATTACCGGTAATATTGATGTTCCCGGCGGCCAGATCCTTGCCGACATCAACTTCGGCCTGAATGAAGGCGGTTTTGGTGTGGAAGAGGGTATTGGCGAAGAACTTATGAGCAAGATGATCGGACTGGACAAATACCCCATTTATTGCAATACCATCTTGAACGCCCAGGTCGATATGATGCTGGAAACCTGCGAAACCGGCAAGCCTTATCCGATCAAGTTTGGTTTTTATGCGGGAAATAACCTGATGTCCTGTACATCCGCTGAACCCAAACGCTGGCATGATGCTTTGGTCAAAACACTGGATTTCTGCTTTACCATTGACTGCTTCATGACTCCCTCTGCGGAGGCTACCTGCGAGGTATTTCTGCCTCTCGCCGCCGCTGCTGAGGAAGACGGCGTTTCCTTCACGCATTACAGCGGCACACCGGTTGCCACCAATTACATGAACCAGGCTTTTACCACGGGCGAGTGTCTCTCGGATATCGAAGCCTGCCTCAAGGTCGGCAGACGACTCAATCCCCATATGTTTGAAGATTATAAGGATTATCACGATTTTATCGAGCATCTCCGTCTGAGTCGTAAAATGCGCTTTGAGGATGCCAAGAAAGATGTCACCGTCCAGCGGGAGGTTGTATACTACAAGTACGAAACCGGTGAACTGCGCACGGATCACACCCCCGGTTTCAATACACCTACAGGAAAAGTGGAACTCTATTCCACCATTTTCGAGCAGTTCGGAGAAGACCCGCTGCCGTATTATGAAGAACCCCAGTACAGCCCTCAGAACACACCGGAACTTTTGGAAAAATACCCGTTTGTGCTGACAACCGGCGCTCGCGTCTTCGCCTTCTTCCATTCGGAAAACCGTCAGGTTCCCTATACGCGTGAACTGAACCCGGATCCACTGGTGGAAATCAATCCAAAGACGGCGAAACTTCTTGGCATTACCAATGGCCAGTGGTGCGAGGTCTGGAATCAGTTTGGCTCTGCCAAGCTCAAAGCGAAAGTATCTGAGGTTGTGGATGAAAACACCATTCACGCTCAGCACGGCTGGTGGTTCCCGGAAGAAGAAGGATCGGAACCCAATCTGTACGGTACTTTCCGCTCCAATATCAACAACCTGGTACCCCATTTCCACATCGGCAAACTCGGTTTCGGAGCGCCATTCAAGTGCCTGCTCTGCAACATCAAGCCGATTGATGAGGTGTTGGATACGGATATGAACTTGGTATGGGAAAAATTCAAAAGGGAGGATCAATAG
- a CDS encoding oxidoreductase translates to MSETYGLLIDYEYCTGCESCVVSCKEEHNYPVGKWGIRLYDDGPWNIEGDMFNFNRIPFPTDLCDLCADRTAGGREPICVHHCLANVMTYGPVKELAEKMEAKTKQVLWVPQYKPLEAKGKFVSKNAKTRRAAHIEVKGVEHFENTVHRAETRVELVDIKAADDK, encoded by the coding sequence ATGAGCGAAACATACGGACTCCTTATTGATTACGAGTATTGCACCGGCTGCGAGTCCTGCGTGGTTTCATGCAAGGAGGAGCATAACTATCCGGTAGGTAAGTGGGGCATTCGCCTTTATGATGACGGCCCCTGGAATATCGAAGGGGATATGTTCAATTTTAACCGGATTCCCTTCCCCACCGATCTTTGCGACCTCTGCGCGGATCGTACCGCCGGGGGGCGCGAACCGATCTGCGTCCACCATTGTCTGGCTAATGTCATGACCTATGGACCGGTGAAGGAACTGGCCGAGAAAATGGAAGCTAAAACCAAGCAGGTTCTTTGGGTGCCGCAATATAAGCCTTTAGAAGCGAAAGGCAAATTCGTTTCCAAAAATGCAAAAACGCGCCGCGCCGCTCATATTGAGGTCAAAGGTGTTGAACACTTTGAGAACACCGTCCATCGTGCCGAAACCCGCGTAGAACTCGTGGATATCAAGGCAGCGGATGACAAGTAA
- a CDS encoding FKBP-type peptidyl-prolyl cis-trans isomerase, whose amino-acid sequence MAMKYRERSGKCALVRYRGGPVDGDIVEDRSQGEPVKIIIGAGQVPPGVEDILNEMAIGSQGEYIIPCDKAYGAHDPEGVKSYPRLSIKGGKSLKAGNVIPWKHPVSQQLVPVKVIAETKDTVTIDFNHLLAGKDLRYWFELVDLLD is encoded by the coding sequence ATGGCCATGAAGTACAGAGAACGCTCGGGCAAATGCGCCCTTGTCCGCTACCGGGGCGGCCCGGTGGATGGGGACATTGTTGAAGACCGCTCCCAGGGCGAACCGGTAAAGATTATTATTGGTGCCGGTCAGGTGCCGCCGGGGGTGGAGGATATCCTGAATGAGATGGCGATTGGCAGCCAGGGAGAATACATTATTCCGTGCGACAAGGCTTACGGTGCCCACGATCCGGAGGGCGTGAAATCCTACCCTCGCTTATCGATCAAGGGGGGGAAAAGCTTAAAGGCTGGGAATGTTATCCCCTGGAAACATCCTGTCTCCCAGCAGTTAGTGCCGGTAAAAGTCATCGCCGAAACGAAGGACACCGTCACCATCGATTTTAATCATCTGCTGGCGGGGAAGGACCTGCGCTACTGGTTTGAATTAGTAGATCTTTTGGATTAG
- a CDS encoding oxidoreductase encodes MAAFHNYPHVFTPIQVGPLKLKNRIQFAPMVTAHAHPETGDVTESLLALVRAQARSGAALVTIGSTPVDYVRARDFYGGIANLKESDVPQLMQVAEAVHQYNCKISCELCHAGRYAYPGALKAKAYVPWMSPDLDPEHFEEISQEGIEEVIDEFCASAKRLQQAGFDMLMIHGAHGNLVSAFFSPIANQRTDEYGGSLENRMRFSLTLLKRLRETIGPGMGIDFRISCNEYIEGCPTVDDIIAFLQKAQEYIDIVNFSAGAVYNHDLGRYISPSYLGARNQNVERVAAIRPHLNIPVSVVGGITGIEAIESIIREGKADMVAMARNLLADMELVTKAYRGHAEDIRPCLHCNACAFFPFRGAQVRCAINPYLGREFTIPKVEKADSKKKVMIIGGGPAGMTAAQTAAKRGHDVALFEASEKLGGRLYEASAMKLKDYHRSYLDWTIRQTERSGIRIALGVKVTPELVLQEAPDVLILAVGAEHIVPPIQGVELPLVITVSEADIRQKNIGKRVVMIGGGLSGTECAIDLAMAGHEVIVVDKLLEEQLLTDLFPSMTAHLRSLMKEHHIQVCYGAAVNAITGDSVRITLCDGSSRELACDTVILSVGLQPDEKWLAMISDLIPETYLIGDCRQVRNILAANADGLLTVVEI; translated from the coding sequence ATGGCTGCTTTTCATAACTATCCCCATGTTTTTACACCCATTCAAGTCGGCCCTCTGAAATTGAAAAACAGGATTCAATTTGCCCCGATGGTTACCGCCCATGCTCACCCGGAAACCGGAGATGTTACCGAAAGCTTGCTGGCGCTGGTCAGAGCCCAGGCCCGTTCCGGAGCAGCGTTGGTGACGATTGGATCGACACCCGTCGATTACGTCCGCGCCCGTGATTTCTATGGCGGGATCGCCAACCTGAAAGAATCGGATGTTCCGCAGCTCATGCAGGTTGCGGAAGCCGTGCACCAATATAACTGCAAAATATCCTGTGAGCTTTGTCACGCAGGACGTTATGCTTATCCCGGAGCTTTGAAAGCTAAAGCGTATGTTCCCTGGATGTCCCCGGATTTGGATCCGGAGCATTTTGAGGAAATCAGCCAAGAAGGCATTGAGGAAGTCATTGATGAATTTTGCGCTTCAGCCAAGCGGCTTCAGCAGGCCGGGTTTGATATGCTGATGATTCACGGCGCGCATGGGAATCTGGTCAGCGCCTTTTTTTCCCCGATTGCCAATCAGCGCACAGATGAATACGGCGGCTCCCTGGAAAACCGGATGCGCTTTTCCCTGACTTTATTAAAGCGTTTGCGCGAGACCATAGGCCCCGGTATGGGAATCGATTTCCGGATCAGTTGCAATGAATATATTGAGGGTTGCCCCACCGTGGACGATATTATTGCTTTCCTGCAGAAAGCCCAGGAATACATCGATATTGTGAATTTTTCTGCAGGAGCAGTATACAACCATGATTTGGGAAGATACATCAGCCCTTCTTACCTGGGAGCCCGTAACCAAAATGTCGAACGGGTGGCGGCCATTCGTCCGCACCTGAATATTCCGGTTTCCGTCGTTGGCGGCATAACGGGGATTGAAGCCATTGAGTCCATTATCCGCGAGGGCAAGGCCGATATGGTGGCGATGGCCCGTAACCTGCTGGCCGATATGGAGTTGGTGACGAAAGCGTATCGCGGTCATGCCGAGGACATCCGTCCGTGCTTACATTGCAATGCATGCGCCTTTTTTCCTTTTAGAGGCGCGCAAGTTCGCTGCGCAATTAATCCCTACTTAGGCCGGGAATTTACGATTCCCAAAGTAGAAAAAGCCGACAGCAAGAAAAAAGTCATGATTATTGGCGGCGGACCTGCCGGGATGACGGCAGCGCAAACAGCGGCTAAGCGCGGACATGATGTCGCCCTTTTTGAAGCGAGTGAAAAGCTTGGCGGAAGGCTCTATGAAGCCTCAGCCATGAAATTGAAGGATTATCACCGGAGCTATCTTGATTGGACTATCCGGCAAACCGAACGCAGCGGCATCCGCATCGCACTTGGGGTGAAAGTAACGCCGGAACTGGTCCTGCAAGAAGCACCGGATGTCCTGATCCTTGCCGTTGGAGCCGAGCATATCGTGCCCCCGATTCAAGGGGTGGAATTACCGCTTGTTATCACCGTCAGTGAGGCAGATATCCGCCAAAAAAATATTGGCAAGAGAGTTGTTATGATCGGCGGCGGTTTAAGCGGAACGGAATGTGCTATTGATTTAGCCATGGCAGGTCATGAAGTGATAGTTGTTGATAAATTGCTTGAGGAACAACTGCTTACTGATTTGTTCCCGAGCATGACAGCGCATTTGCGAAGCTTGATGAAGGAACATCATATTCAGGTTTGCTACGGCGCTGCTGTTAACGCAATCACCGGAGATTCCGTCAGGATAACATTGTGTGACGGAAGCAGCCGGGAATTAGCCTGCGATACGGTCATATTGTCGGTAGGTCTGCAACCGGATGAGAAATGGCTGGCAATGATATCCGATCTTATTCCGGAAACCTATCTGATCGGAGACTGCCGCCAGGTGCGCAATATTCTTGCGGCTAATGCGGATGGGCTTTTGACGGTTGTTGAAATATAG
- a CDS encoding FAD-dependent oxidoreductase translates to METIKVTIDGREMETTIGKSVLEASLEGGIYIPHLCHYAELSPIGACRLCVVEIEGQSGLQTSCMTPAADGMVIRTKSEEIDASRRLAMELMLSGHQSDCGTCVKYLNCELQSLKQYLVDDSLRVKRRSRLFAGTSRNPLFSHDPNKCILCGRCVRACHELRGVGVLFYKKKGEETYIGIGSAEDISLADAGCRFCGACAEVCPTGAIMDKEEFAKGKSRKAALLPCMNACPAEIDIPRYIRFIRENNYPAANAVIREKVPFPQVLGYVCNHPCETVCRRGEVNQPIAICSLKRYAAEHDEERLWESKVNMKPATEKKVAIIGSGPAGLTAGYYLSIQGHSVTVFEALPLPGGMLRYGIPEYRLPRAVLDHEINDIEQMGVEIRTNSRVASIDALLEEGYDAILVAVGAHRGVKLRIPGANGDEVMVGTDFLRAVNSGETIELGKRVLVLGGGNVAFDCARVARRLGAEEVMLACLESKDTMPASSDEIKQEEEEGIQIYPARTFTKIVREDGKVRGVEVLHVKSFSFNDDKKLEIETLDNSQHLLEADTVIFAVGQRPEIPEGFELDKTENGLLEVDPITLVTNRDEIFAAADAVTGTDSVIKAIASARKAVIAIDKFLGGRGKIEERLAPITQPEKYLGSGTGFAALPRMEDKCVLPGERTKSFCPVTEGLDDEGAEQEAQRCLQCDLRLRMTPVKFWGSY, encoded by the coding sequence TTGGAGACGATCAAAGTGACGATCGATGGTCGAGAGATGGAAACGACAATAGGGAAGAGCGTCCTCGAAGCTTCCCTCGAAGGCGGAATATATATTCCTCATCTCTGCCATTATGCGGAACTTTCCCCAATTGGAGCTTGTCGGCTCTGTGTTGTAGAAATAGAAGGCCAGTCAGGTCTGCAAACGTCCTGTATGACCCCGGCTGCTGACGGTATGGTTATCAGAACGAAAAGTGAAGAAATAGACGCGTCCCGACGTCTGGCTATGGAGCTCATGCTTTCCGGGCATCAGTCGGACTGTGGGACCTGTGTTAAATATCTTAATTGTGAACTGCAGTCGTTGAAGCAATATCTCGTAGACGACTCGTTACGGGTTAAGAGACGCTCACGACTCTTTGCCGGTACAAGTCGGAACCCGCTTTTCTCTCACGATCCGAATAAGTGTATCCTCTGCGGCCGCTGTGTACGGGCTTGTCATGAACTTCGCGGCGTCGGGGTTCTCTTCTACAAGAAAAAGGGAGAGGAAACTTACATTGGAATTGGAAGTGCCGAAGATATTTCCCTCGCCGACGCAGGCTGCCGTTTCTGCGGGGCCTGTGCCGAAGTTTGTCCGACAGGTGCAATCATGGACAAAGAAGAGTTCGCCAAAGGAAAAAGCCGGAAAGCAGCCCTTCTCCCCTGCATGAATGCCTGTCCGGCGGAAATCGATATACCAAGGTATATTCGTTTTATTCGCGAGAACAATTACCCAGCCGCAAATGCCGTCATCCGGGAAAAGGTACCCTTTCCACAGGTTCTCGGCTACGTCTGTAACCATCCCTGCGAGACAGTCTGCCGAAGGGGAGAAGTCAATCAGCCGATTGCAATTTGCAGTCTGAAGCGCTATGCCGCGGAGCATGACGAGGAAAGACTATGGGAGAGCAAGGTCAATATGAAACCGGCAACGGAGAAGAAGGTTGCAATCATTGGCTCTGGCCCGGCCGGTCTAACCGCCGGTTACTATTTATCAATCCAGGGGCATTCCGTAACTGTCTTTGAAGCGCTGCCGCTTCCCGGGGGCATGCTCCGCTATGGGATTCCCGAGTACCGTCTGCCGCGAGCGGTGCTTGACCATGAAATCAACGACATCGAGCAGATGGGGGTTGAGATCAGGACAAACTCCCGTGTCGCGTCCATCGATGCGCTCCTTGAAGAAGGCTATGACGCCATACTTGTTGCCGTTGGTGCTCACCGGGGCGTGAAACTGAGAATTCCTGGAGCCAATGGCGATGAAGTTATGGTCGGCACAGATTTTCTCAGAGCCGTTAATTCCGGAGAAACGATTGAACTGGGGAAAAGAGTCCTTGTGCTCGGGGGCGGCAATGTTGCTTTTGACTGCGCTCGCGTTGCCCGGAGACTGGGCGCAGAAGAGGTGATGCTGGCGTGCCTCGAATCCAAAGATACCATGCCGGCATCTTCGGATGAGATTAAACAAGAAGAAGAAGAGGGCATTCAAATTTATCCCGCCAGGACCTTTACGAAGATTGTCAGAGAGGATGGAAAAGTAAGGGGTGTCGAAGTCCTTCACGTTAAATCGTTCTCCTTTAATGACGATAAGAAACTGGAAATTGAAACATTAGATAATTCCCAGCATTTACTTGAAGCCGACACGGTCATTTTTGCAGTAGGCCAGAGACCGGAGATACCGGAGGGATTCGAGCTGGATAAGACTGAGAACGGACTGCTAGAGGTTGATCCGATTACCCTGGTGACGAACAGGGATGAAATCTTTGCCGCCGCGGATGCCGTAACGGGAACCGACTCGGTGATAAAAGCCATCGCATCTGCCCGAAAAGCCGTTATTGCCATTGACAAATTTTTGGGGGGCCGCGGGAAAATTGAGGAAAGGCTTGCCCCAATCACCCAACCGGAGAAGTACCTCGGGTCGGGAACAGGTTTTGCAGCATTACCCAGAATGGAAGACAAATGCGTGCTCCCTGGAGAGAGAACGAAGAGTTTTTGCCCCGTGACGGAGGGTCTGGATGACGAAGGGGCTGAGCAAGAAGCACAACGTTGTCTCCAGTGTGATCTTCGACTGAGAATGACCCCTGTAAAATTCTGGGGTAGCTATTAA
- a CDS encoding NADH-ubiquinone oxidoreductase-F iron-sulfur binding region domain-containing protein gives MNEKQLRALAESECAYLNDDNVIKIRVAAQEDNAMARTCLTLLADWAKKGSITKIICTGSFGYYDLEPMVIIEKPGIAPIIYACVTKEVIDQLIRDYLEGDNPRPDLAYCTLGSEGVQGISSEAELQLFQLQKRIVLRHCGMVDPENVSEYIAGCEGYSGLVKALQMSPADILEEIGRSNLRERTGLGCPTAAQWTRFLEEKASEKVVICNTLDNDLHARTARLLLAGDPHSVLEGLLIAAYTVGASQCLVTIPAGFDRIKNLLMTALAQMKEYGLLGENIFDTGFSCDIEIKEVPGSMLAGEETALLRYLEGKQAIPFVQTKEYQPELHGKPVLINHAETLANMGAILQKGAAWFTGFGTADSAGTKIITLTGDVVHPYTVEVPMGTPLETMIHKIGGTLGSSAIIAVQFGGPTGTYLDAEEFKLPITYQTLRFIGSVMGFGMLEVVADCRCAVEMTAQLMAFLHSQSCGKCVFCREGTLHIADILKDITQGEGTAQDLELIQELGEKMRTGSICSFGQSAANPVLSSLKLFGSEFDFHIRQKKCPHRRNGKEV, from the coding sequence ATGAACGAAAAACAATTACGCGCCCTGGCTGAATCCGAGTGCGCCTATCTTAATGATGATAACGTAATAAAGATTCGGGTAGCGGCGCAAGAAGATAATGCTATGGCCAGAACCTGCTTAACTCTTCTCGCCGATTGGGCAAAAAAAGGCAGCATAACAAAGATCATTTGTACGGGTTCCTTTGGTTACTATGATTTGGAGCCAATGGTGATCATTGAAAAGCCTGGTATAGCTCCTATTATTTATGCCTGCGTTACGAAAGAAGTCATCGATCAGCTTATCCGAGATTACCTGGAGGGGGATAACCCAAGACCCGATCTGGCGTATTGTACCCTCGGCAGTGAAGGTGTCCAGGGTATATCTTCTGAAGCTGAATTACAGTTATTCCAGCTGCAGAAACGGATAGTTCTGCGCCATTGCGGGATGGTGGATCCGGAAAACGTAAGTGAGTATATCGCAGGATGCGAGGGGTATAGCGGACTGGTGAAAGCGCTGCAAATGTCTCCGGCAGATATCCTTGAAGAGATTGGGCGATCCAACCTAAGAGAACGGACGGGACTCGGATGTCCGACAGCGGCCCAGTGGACACGTTTTCTGGAAGAGAAGGCGAGTGAAAAGGTCGTCATCTGTAATACGCTAGATAACGATCTCCACGCACGGACTGCCCGGCTGCTCTTGGCAGGAGATCCGCATTCCGTACTGGAAGGCTTGTTGATCGCTGCGTATACTGTCGGTGCGTCTCAGTGTCTTGTCACGATCCCGGCAGGGTTTGATAGAATTAAAAACCTACTGATGACGGCGTTAGCCCAAATGAAAGAATACGGTCTTCTGGGTGAAAATATTTTCGATACCGGATTCAGCTGCGATATCGAAATCAAAGAGGTTCCCGGATCAATGCTCGCAGGAGAAGAAACAGCACTGCTCCGTTATCTGGAAGGCAAACAAGCCATACCCTTCGTTCAAACAAAAGAATATCAACCGGAACTTCATGGAAAACCCGTGCTAATCAACCATGCAGAGACTTTAGCAAATATGGGTGCCATTCTTCAAAAGGGCGCAGCATGGTTCACGGGATTCGGAACTGCGGACAGTGCAGGAACGAAGATTATCACGCTAACGGGTGACGTCGTTCACCCCTATACCGTGGAAGTACCTATGGGTACCCCCCTTGAAACGATGATTCACAAAATAGGAGGCACCCTTGGCAGCTCTGCCATCATAGCAGTGCAGTTCGGGGGACCGACGGGCACTTATTTGGATGCTGAGGAATTCAAGCTGCCAATCACCTATCAAACGCTTCGGTTTATCGGTTCCGTGATGGGCTTCGGTATGCTTGAGGTCGTAGCGGATTGCCGCTGTGCTGTTGAAATGACCGCGCAGTTAATGGCGTTCCTCCATAGCCAGTCCTGCGGAAAGTGCGTTTTCTGTCGGGAGGGAACGCTTCATATAGCGGATATATTGAAAGATATCACACAGGGCGAGGGTACTGCTCAGGATTTGGAACTGATTCAGGAGTTGGGTGAAAAAATGAGGACCGGCTCTATCTGCAGCTTCGGACAAAGCGCAGCCAATCCCGTTCTCAGTAGTCTGAAACTCTTTGGGTCTGAGTTTGATTTCCATATAAGACAAAAAAAATGCCCACACCGGCGGAATGGCAAGGAGGTATAG
- a CDS encoding FAD-dependent oxidoreductase — MENKFETDVVVIGSGATGLAAALTAAEGGARVMIFEKQRSPGGTSNFFGGSFAVESELQRKKGITYSKDEAFRNIMQFNHWRGNPRLVRAIVEESSKTIVWLQQQGIEFTDVDYTYHVIKGHGAALVKKLVTNAKEKGVELRLGASVSEILKDGNAVSGVVVEQDGEEFEVAAKAVVVASGGYANNKEWIKKYCGYDLGKNITVIGNVDKMGDGIRMAWEAGAAKESLGLLELNSSGSDGPDFTTIGSLAIAGAQPDLWVDPRGQRFCDETVVFWDSNVGNANARIAEGFSYRLFDDSIKESLQTRGIDKGVGFDYPPGTRLLEIDKELAVFLENGSEDVFMADSIEELAVKINVDPAVLTATVAEYNSFCAKKHDDLFVKEPKYLRPLLGPKYYAVISRTVFLGTLGGIKINHNMEAVDKYEKPVPGLYAGGYDADCMHGDTYSINVGPGLCSAFALNSGRIAGQSALKYLGK, encoded by the coding sequence ATGGAAAACAAATTTGAGACGGATGTCGTTGTTATCGGTTCCGGAGCAACAGGTCTGGCTGCAGCACTTACGGCTGCCGAAGGCGGTGCCAGGGTTATGATATTTGAAAAACAGCGCTCGCCGGGCGGCACCTCCAATTTCTTCGGAGGTTCGTTTGCTGTCGAAAGTGAACTCCAGCGCAAGAAAGGCATCACGTACAGCAAGGATGAGGCTTTCAGAAACATTATGCAGTTCAATCACTGGCGCGGGAATCCGCGTTTGGTCCGGGCCATCGTCGAGGAGTCATCTAAAACCATTGTTTGGCTGCAGCAGCAGGGCATCGAATTTACAGATGTAGACTATACCTATCATGTCATTAAGGGCCATGGGGCAGCCTTAGTTAAGAAACTTGTCACGAATGCCAAGGAGAAAGGCGTTGAACTGAGGTTAGGGGCTTCTGTCAGTGAAATACTCAAAGACGGAAACGCCGTTTCCGGTGTTGTGGTAGAACAAGACGGGGAAGAATTTGAAGTCGCCGCAAAGGCCGTCGTCGTCGCCAGCGGCGGCTATGCGAACAATAAGGAATGGATAAAGAAATACTGCGGTTACGATCTGGGCAAAAATATAACGGTGATCGGCAATGTCGATAAAATGGGAGACGGGATCCGGATGGCCTGGGAGGCGGGAGCCGCCAAGGAAAGCCTGGGACTGCTGGAATTGAACTCGTCCGGTTCGGACGGGCCGGACTTCACGACGATTGGCTCGCTTGCAATTGCGGGTGCACAGCCTGATTTATGGGTCGACCCGCGCGGACAACGTTTCTGTGACGAAACTGTCGTATTCTGGGATAGTAACGTTGGCAATGCTAACGCCAGAATAGCGGAAGGGTTCAGCTACAGGCTTTTTGATGATTCCATTAAAGAAAGCCTCCAGACCAGGGGTATCGATAAGGGTGTTGGATTTGACTACCCGCCGGGCACTCGGCTCCTAGAGATTGATAAAGAACTGGCAGTTTTTCTGGAAAACGGTAGCGAGGACGTGTTTATGGCTGACTCAATTGAAGAGCTCGCTGTAAAAATAAACGTCGATCCGGCTGTACTGACGGCTACCGTCGCTGAATATAACAGCTTCTGCGCCAAGAAACATGATGATCTTTTTGTCAAGGAGCCCAAATACCTCCGGCCTTTGCTCGGGCCCAAGTATTATGCTGTGATTAGCAGAACTGTCTTTTTAGGTACCCTTGGCGGCATCAAGATCAACCATAATATGGAGGCGGTGGACAAATATGAGAAGCCAGTCCCCGGTCTTTATGCCGGAGGCTACGATGCGGATTGTATGCATGGGGATACGTATAGTATCAATGTAGGGCCGGGTCTTTGTTCGGCTTTTGCCCTGAATTCAGGGCGGATAGCGGGACAGAGTGCTTTGAAGTACTTGGGAAAATAA